In Zingiber officinale cultivar Zhangliang chromosome 3A, Zo_v1.1, whole genome shotgun sequence, the DNA window aaatattttctatgtaattttaaaaattatattaaatatatcaaaattactttaaaataattatagcAGCTACCTAGCTATTTAGtaactattataatattatattaaatattacAAATTATAATAACTAGTTTGTGGCTATTACAATAAGGTTAAAAAGTAACTAACATCATTATAACTGTTAAAGAATAGTTATTATAAATTATAGTAATTACTTTATAATAGCAACAAGTTATATAGAGCTGAAAATAAGGATATTCTTAGGTTAAAATATATGATAGGACATCTTTTgactttttttaattatataatttgCAGTGTCCTTTTCATTAAATTGTCCTAttcttaaaaattgtttaaagttATGAGTGTATTGcgttaaatattaataaaataacaatttaaaaaatatattttaggaattaaggaaatattaattaaatttaaaaattatgtctATGTAATTAACAAAATATAGTTAAAAACCGATTTGACATCGACATTataaattttggaaaaataaaataatcgcTATAATTTGGTACGGACTACTATATAGGTACCGTTTCGATACGTTGGGAGTTGCAAGTTTGCGGAACAGAACAAAAGATCGAGGAGCCATGGGGGAAAACAAGTTGGTGCTCCTTCCCTCGCCCGCCGTGGGCCACATCATCACCATGGTGGAGATGGGCAAACTGCTATTTCGTCGCCACTCCGACACCTCCGCTGCCCACTTCTCCATCACCATCCTCCTCCCTGGCCCCGCTTCCGCCCCTGCCGTCGACGCCTGCATCAAATCCGTCGAGGCGTCCGGCCTCGACATCGAATTTCGGCGGCTTCCGCGCGTCGATCCACCCACCGATAACGACGGCCCAGAGGACTTCACGTCCCTCCTCATGCAGAAGCTCATGCCCCACGTGAAATACGCCGTCGCCGACATACAGCGTCTCTCCGCCGCCCCCGTGGCGGCGCTGATCGTTGATTTTTTTGCCACCGGGGCGCTAGATTTCACCCGAGAGCTCGGCGTGCCTTGCTACGTATACTTCACCACCAGTGCTGCCTTCCTTGCGCTCATGCTTTATTTACCAACTCTTCACGAGAATTTCCCCATGGAGTTCGAGGAAATGGAGGAAGCGGTGCATATACCGGGCGTGTGCCCCATTCTGCCGCTTTCGATGCCGGCACCGTTCATGAGCAAGAAGAGCGGGAGATACACCTGCTTCGTGCACCACGGCCGGCGCTTCTGCGAGCTCGACGGCATCATCATCAACACCTTCGCCGAGCTCCAGCCTGAGACATTGCGGGCCGTGGAAAAGGGGCTCTGCGTGCCAGGCCGCTGGATGCCGCCGGTGTTCCCAGTGGGCCCCGTGCTCGCGAGCCACGTGGACGGCGGCGGCGCTTCGAATGGTCGACTACGGAGACACGAGTGCCTGGCGTGGCTTGACGAGCAGCCGGCAGGGTCGGTGGTATTCCTCTGCTTCGGGAGCAGAGGAAGCTTCGAGGCAGCGCAGGTTGCGGAGATGGCGAAGGGGCTAGAGCGGAGCGGGCACCGGTTCCTATGGGCGCTGCGCGTGGCGAGTCTGAAGGAGGCGGAACTTGTGATGCGGCAGCCTGAAGAGCCGTCGAGGCTGGAGGAGGTGCTTCCGAAGGGGTTCACGGAGAGGACAAAGGGGAGGGGGATGGTGTTGGCGTCGTGGGCGCCACAGGCGGACATACTGGCGCACCTGGCAGTGAGGGGATTTGTGACGCACTGCGGGTGGAATTCATGCCTGGAGAGCTTGTGGTTTGGGGTGCCAATGTTAGGGTGGCCGCTGTACGCTGAGCAGCACCTGAACGCAGTAGTGATGGCGGAGGACATAGGGGTGGCGCTGCGGCTGGAAGTGGAGAGGGAGAAGGGAAACTGGGTGGGGGCGGAGGAGTTGGAGAGAGGGGTGGGGAGGTTGATGGGGGAGGGGGAGGAAGGGAGGAGGGTGAGAGCGAAGGCGAAGGAGATGATGGCGGCCAGTAGGAGGGCCGGGGAGGAAGGTGGTTCTTCCTTCGTTACCATGAAAAAGCTGTTGGTGGAACTACTCACCAAGAGGGCACCATGACATTCTGTGATAatgtattattaataaaaaagaaGCAATTTTCTTCGCTTTGTTCTGTTCTATGTTCTCTTCGTATCAATGTCTTTTCTACCTTTCCTAGCAGCACCTTTTACTTCTCCTTCAGATCTTTTCCCCTCCCTATCTTTTTCCTTTCATTATGTGATTTCTCCCAACCCATTGTCGCCTCCTCCTTCTCGTTCGGTCGTTCCACGCGCCGAGCTccccttccctttctccttattTACACTTCTTCGCCTCAAATTCCAGCCACAACAATGACCCCGCTACTTGTAGCTGGAAGGTTAGGTTTATTTTAATGAGAAGCGATGTAAAAATTCTAGCTCCATTAGTATTTCCTAATTAATtctgatagaaaatttttatgcaATCATCTCCAAAATTATTGAATCAACTTTCAAATTAATCCATTTAAAGATATGGATatctgaaataaaaaaaaaaccggCTCCTCCCTTCTTCTTACTCAATACAGCATACTCGGCCACCTTTTGCCACTTTAGCCGCTGTAGCCTCTCCGCTTCCATAGATTGAGATTATTGAAGAAAAGTTCcggatttttttttcaatttatagTGATTTGTAGGGGAAAAAACCAGCAcagtaagaaaaaaaaggaaacagtaaaaaaaaaaactattgatATTGATACCGCATGGTGTGAGTAGCTCCGAAGATAATATGAAATTGATAGTTAAGGTGGTAAAATGTGAATATGTTCGCCCCTAGCGTCTCCGTCAACTTGTCCCAGgatcaacatggaggaggtaaatcacgggcggctactaacctttggaatagtggctagcacataagggagacatttacctcggctttgtcgaAATTCGAATTCCAGACCTATAGGAGGATTAAAGTCAAGATAAAATGGTGGTCAAAGTCACGATGAGAGTTAAAGTCAGGGTATACGTATCCGAACGAACCACCTCCCGTGAGTCACTTTTTATAGACAGGGCTTTTAGCATAAGTTCGATCGGGCTCAATAACTGGTCGTATCTATGGGACTTAGTCGCCCACTCATCACTCTTCAGATGCAGAGCTCCTAGCATATAACCGCCCGCCCCAAAGTCGATCGCGGCTAAGGGGTGCAGTTCCTTACTACAAATGGGCAAGGCCGCAAGGCAAATTCGAACAGACCAAGATCCGGCTAGGGCTAAGGGgtgtagttctctacttcttatCAACAAGGTTCCCAGCATACAATCAGTTGGTCTTAAAACCGGGCGGACATACGTGACTTACTTCATATGGGCAAGACCCCAGTATAAACCCGGACGGACCAATAGCCGGTTGGGGGGCTAAGGTGCACAGTTCCTTACTCCATATGGGCAAGACCCTAGCATAAACCCGAGCGGAATAGTCGGACGGGGGCTAAAGTGCGCAGTTCCTTACTTTATATAGGCAATGCCCCAGCATAAACCTGGGTGGACCAATAGCCGACTAGGGGCAAGGGGTGCATTTCCTCACTTCATATGGGAAAGGCCCCAGTGCAAACTTGGGTAGACCAAGAGACAATCGAGGTTAAAGGGCACAGTTTCCCACTTCTCATCAACAAGGTTCCAAGTATATAGTCAGTCAGTCATAGAGCTGGCTAGACATACATGACTCACTTCATATGGACAAGGTCATAGCATAAACCCGGACGGACCAATAGTTCGCCGGGGGCTAAGGTGCATGGTTCCTTACTTCATATGGGAAAGGCCCTAGCATAAATTCAGATGGACCAATAGTCGGCTAAGGGCTAAGGTGCGCGGTTCCTTACTTTATATGGGCAAGACCCCAGCATAAACCCTGGTGGACCTGCTCCATGCCTAccttcaacttcgttcaaggtcatcCCACATGACATCTGGTATAGATCATGGCTTTGATATCATTTGTTGTGACCAAAAAgatattcacatatctccataatgacatgatattatccactttggccCTAGGCCCTTatgactttactcttgggctttacccaaaaaaatctcattccaatggagatatcttatatTCTTTTagacccatgatctttctcaaatcttttcaatatgagactttaATTGAATTCCAACACTGTCGATGATATTCCATTAACTAGTAATGATCAAAAAGACATTAATACTCTACTTCATCTTCTTAATTAGAATTTTCCTATTTGAGATCTTAACAATACTCATTTCCTTTCTTACTATTTAGTTTTTCTTGAATTATGAAAGTTGTCTCCTCTCATGGAGTATATACATCATTAGAATTCTCCAATAGGCTAAAATGGATAGTGCTCGCCCCATTTCTACATCGATTGTTGTAGGTAACTTCTCTACACCTTTACCCTCTCCGGTTATGATTGATCTACAAATGTATTGGAGTATTGTTGGAGCCCTATAATATGTTACTATCACATGACTTGACATTACTTTCGTTGTCAATCAGGtttgtcaatttatgcatgctcccaCTGAACATTAGTATCTCAAAGACACTATTAtatatagtttctttttatattgacacTTCTTGCGAGAGTTACACGTCTATAGTGATGTAGATTGGGTTGGATCTCTTAACAATAGACGttccactagtggatatgcaatctTTGTTTGGAtgaaatatcatatcataacattttAAAAAGTAATCTACTGTATTTATATCAAGCATTGAGATCGAATACAAAGCTATAGTCAATGCAATATCTAAAATCATTTGATTTTAGTCACTCCTTTTGGAACTACATATTTTTATTAGTGTTATATCTAAAATATGacgtgataatattggagcaataTATCTGGTtgtaaattcaatttttcatactTGCACTGAATATGCAGAAATTAATTTTCATTATATGTGAAAATGTGATAATTATTAGTCTCTTATATTTTAGATTAACTTGCTCACATTTTCACCAAACTATTATAACAATGCTTTAATATACTTACAATCAAATTTAACGTTCTgttgacaatcaaatttaacgtTCTATATATTTGTTGAGTTTGTGGAATAATGATGATAAAAATAACGATCAATGATGATTTTCCCTAGAGCGACATCCTTTTTCATAAGAGAGATCATACATCCAACGAGACATTTTACACTCACTAAtggtctgtttgggaggaggtgagggaaggggaaggaaggggaaaTAAGGGGAAGGGAAACTTTCAACCTCGTTTGGGAAGgagtgaggaaagggaaggaaaggtaaggaagggtaagcttTAACCTTCGTTATCCAtgaaaagagagattttcttacaccccgaattggggtgtaaggaaggggaagggaaaataaaatattttttattccaattttattcctgttcttaatagtttaagaaatatttcaatttctaattttactatgTCGCCGGAGTTTAATTTTCTCGCCTTCTTCACAGCTCGCTTGCTACCAGATTATTAGAGGAGGGGATCCGATACGTCTTCTAACTGAATTGAAGGGAGACACTATTTTTGTCCTCAAAATTTAAGAGGATatctactattttttaatttttccatcaaaatttaataagtttttaaagaataggaATTCTCGTTAACAgcgttatctttcaaatttttttatttaagatttctaaaattattattttcattatttcttatttaattacttgattatcggtaattcattgttttgttatgaatagataaaaaaaattaatttttattaaaaaaatagctaatttaaatgataatataaaaaattaattttattattaaaaatatctaatttatttttataaaataaatattaatattatgaaaattttctaatttaaaaaataagggtattttgtaactttatctatttaaccttcatttcccttcctttcctcccaaacaaagtaacacatgttacgttaatgaaccttctatctctcccaaacaaggagaagttaaatactttacttccctttccttcccctcccttccccttccgttaatgaaccttccctcactccatccaaacagagggtaaAAATTGACCCAACGGGTGCAAAATGATaatatattctcttttattatgtACTCTGTGAAAGACGTCACATGTTCACGTTTTTATTTCAACTAATTACagctagggttgtaaatgaattgAATGTTTGTAAATAAGTTTGGTGTTGGACttggtaagagcttatttatattcgttcaatacacacaaaattaattaaataaacaagcatgaacaacttgTTAAACTAAACGAACATGCAAGTTTGAACATATATGTATGTAACTCGTTAATATTCGTGAGCAACATTTATGAACAATATTCATAAACAATATTAATGAAAACGTTAgtgaacaatattcacgaaccatattcattaataaaattcttatcaatatactaaataaacaattaaaataaacatacaAGTTtgtattatcaagctcaataactaatcaagcaagcaaaagtttcaaacaatcaaaaatACTTGAATTGAGAATTTAATAATATCTAAACGAGCCAAGTTTAAATCATGCTTGAGCTAAGTTcatgctcataaaaaataaattaagccaAGTCTAAATAATTATTTCAATGATTTAGTTCATTTTAAGCTAGACTTGACTTAGTtcagttatcttatcaaacaaacttgaatactTCAAAATTTGACTCGACTTGACTTATTTACAACCCTAATTACAGCATGCTAATTAAGCAACGACGATGAAATCCTTGGCAATGTACACATTTTCTTTTACCTCTAGAATATTAATGATCTTCTTAATTATTTCACTGAgtattttatcattatattagACTCATCTCATTGAGATAGAATGATCACTAGTggtaaaaaatatatagaaaaatgaTTCAATTGAAAATACTGAGTACTTTTATAAGATTTCCACCTAAAAGAGGCTCAACATGAGCCTTCAATTGCAGCTCCTTTGACACAGGAAGAAACTGAGTCAGTAGTTCCTGGGTCACGGTGTAAGACGCTTTTGCAATTAATCAGATATTTATGGATTGATTTTTAGATGTGGCGCGTGATAGAATAATTttgtttttccttatttaccctAGTATTAGTCAGAGATGTTCGTGAAGTTAGACTAATCACATTAATCGGTTTAAAGTGCTTGATACtagaattaaaataataataacaaatagAGTCAGTGCAGGGTTTaggaaagtttaattaatctTTAGGCCTCGATGAAATTGATGTagaattctttctttatttttggcATCTATCAACTCAAAAGAACTAGTAAAAAAAGTGCTTCAAATCCAAGTGACTACAACCAAAATAGCACTTGAAACAATCAGTATAAAATTGATCTCTAGAGTACTATCCCAAAGAGGTTAATCAGATATTTAGGGTTCGAATCCCAATTGCCACGAGCTGTAGAAATTTTTCTCTAGTGGAACAATAAATCTAAGAACGTTGGTTGCTTGGATAGACCGGATAGACCTCCTGATAATAATATCCCACCAATCCACAATCCGTAATTTACAAATTCAAGATCCAATGATCCATTAAGGTTTGAAAAGTAGAATTCTCTATAAATAGCATAGTTACGGATGGTATACAAGAGAGTCTAAATCTAACTCtaattttcttcttctaattGTTATTACTTTATTCCTTTTACAGTGGGACAACCTCAAAGCCTTCTGACGCATATTAATCCATACAGTAATTAAGCTTCATCAGTCATGTTGCGGCAGACCATCAGTGACTATCAAGTTTAATTACTAGAGTGGGGTGGTAAATGCCTTAAATCAAGTTTGGACTTGGATATGAGGTCTCCAATTGAATCATGCTTTTATGGTGAGAAATCTAGAAAGTTAGACGAAAAAGGCTTTGATGTTGAGATCTGGTTGGCCTCGCTGCAGAAAATTAAATTGTTTTTAATGATGTACCCCGGGAAAGTCTAAATGGTCACGCATGCAAATTCCAACCTGCAAACTTTGGTTGGTGAGAATTGGTGAAGAAAAAATGAAGAACTCGGGTCAAAAACAGTTGGAAGTAGCTTAAAAATTTAGCATCTATGACTTGGTGGAGCTCCTAGGCAGGGATGACTCTGAATGCTCCAAACTAGCTAGCTTCAATAACTCTTTGCTATCATTAGCTagctcttctttcttcttttcaccTTTATCATGGCTGTTTAGTTGTTCGTAGTTGATACTTTCGCTTGCAGAAATCCATAGTTTCTACCTTTTAAGTAGGGGCCCATCTAATTAAACTAGTAGTAAGAGGCATGCGTCGATCTCTCCTATATATATATTCATAGTTTCTACCTTTGTTTAAATTGAATATTAAGGATAATGAAACTTATCACATGCCCATTTTTATCTCATTATTTTGCTTCATTTATCAACTTGGTTTAAGAAATGAAACTATTGGGCGTTCATTCTTATCAccctaaaaaattttatttcgttcaaaagaaaaaaaaaaaaaatcaaataacataTAAGTTTCGAATGAGGAATTAGTATAAAAGTGAGGGATCATAGGAATAATTCATTGTTTTTGTTCATTCTTAATTCGCCAATGATCCAACAAAGCTGTACATTAAAGTCTTAGAGTTAGGAGACACAGAAGGATGACAGAAGAGAGAGAGCATGATCATGGTTCAAGGGAGATGGAAGTGGAAATGCTTGAACGCGGAATTGCCAGGGACAATGTCGCTGCGGTCATTTGAGTCTTCCCTTCTTGGTTGGCTGCTCTACAGCGACTCAAGCCTTGATTTCCCTCTGCAGTTTCTGAAGAACTTTTCCGGCGACGCTCGTTGTGACCAGCCAAACGCCGACGGCAACTCCTTTTGTACTCGTCAAATTCTGATAGCTCATGGAATCTGCATGGAACAAATATTAAAGGAGGAAGCTTAAGCTCCAACTTAAAAACTAAACACTCAATAAATTAAAACGTTTGCAGGATCGTAACAACCTTAGCTACAATATGATTTCCATTAGTTAGCTTGAAGATAGTTAGAGCAGGGCATGTCAGTTTGGGGCAACAATTGAAATGTTTCAAGACGATGAAGTTACTCAACTTCCTGCTCTAGCTATATTCCCTTGATCTAGATCAACAACATGCATTAATTCAAGGGACTAACGTCCAATGAACTGATCATAATATCCTCATTTTCTTAGTGTATTTCAATGAATTAGAATCATTTCACTCGTGATGATATAGATTAGGGCTTTGCAATTTTTGAGTATGGGATGAAAATTAGATTGCCGAGAAGGAATGAAAGTGTATCGAGTAAGAAATTAAGCTCATTTCTTCTAATGCCCTCGTCTGAACTTCACATGTTTTAAGTGTCTTTTGTTTGAATCGAAGGCAATAACAAATGACGAATGATTTGACAAAAACATATACAAAAGACTAATTATTGACAAAAACACACACGCACAGAAGACGAATAATCTTGAGGATCAAGATCCGTGATGCATGTAGTTAAATCAATCTTCTGCACAGATTATGCTAATGGTAAATTCCAATTTATGCACACTCAAAAATCGACATTCAAAATATTCatctcatttgaaattcaaacatTGATCTTTTTATTGCTCTTCAAAGCATCGCGCACTTGTGGGGGGCTCCAAGGaccaaaatctttttttttatatataccagGTATCCGGATCAAAATCTTTGATCCATGTGCAAATGAAGTTGTAATCTAATATAAGATAGCTAGATCTTAATTTCTGATCCACAATTCCTCCTAACACTAGATTTTTTATTTAGGTCCTTGATCCATGTGCGATGGAGTTGCAACCTCATAAAGTTTTCATTCGATTAAACTTTGGTGATCGAATCATATCTTTCAATAATAAACAAATAATTGATCAGGAGATCAGAAAAGACGCTCAAACAGCTTGTCCAGATTcccttataaaataaataaataagaaagcAAGAGGGAGGGGAAACAGAGGAGCACCTGCTGCATTGCTGACAGAACCTCTGCCGCCGGCCGGCGACGACGACGG includes these proteins:
- the LOC122052502 gene encoding anthocyanidin 3-O-glucosyltransferase 2-like; protein product: MGENKLVLLPSPAVGHIITMVEMGKLLFRRHSDTSAAHFSITILLPGPASAPAVDACIKSVEASGLDIEFRRLPRVDPPTDNDGPEDFTSLLMQKLMPHVKYAVADIQRLSAAPVAALIVDFFATGALDFTRELGVPCYVYFTTSAAFLALMLYLPTLHENFPMEFEEMEEAVHIPGVCPILPLSMPAPFMSKKSGRYTCFVHHGRRFCELDGIIINTFAELQPETLRAVEKGLCVPGRWMPPVFPVGPVLASHVDGGGASNGRLRRHECLAWLDEQPAGSVVFLCFGSRGSFEAAQVAEMAKGLERSGHRFLWALRVASLKEAELVMRQPEEPSRLEEVLPKGFTERTKGRGMVLASWAPQADILAHLAVRGFVTHCGWNSCLESLWFGVPMLGWPLYAEQHLNAVVMAEDIGVALRLEVEREKGNWVGAEELERGVGRLMGEGEEGRRVRAKAKEMMAASRRAGEEGGSSFVTMKKLLVELLTKRAP
- the LOC122052503 gene encoding squamosa promoter-binding protein 1-like, whose product is MDRPRPPTKLPKTEKEKEAVVVQEDGDEEDEAAAGVDTKRRLAAKRGSGSCGVTRCQADKCTADLTEEKRYNCRHKVCEVHSKAAAVVVAGRRQRFCQQCSRFHELSEFDEYKRSCRRRLAGHNERRRKSSSETAEGNQGLSRCRAANQEGKTQMTAATLSLAIPRSSISTSISLEP